A genomic stretch from Thermonema lapsum includes:
- a CDS encoding chorismate-binding protein, with the protein MNFSSVHTLGRVAWLEAAFYAAYRMQLPVVLWRLPHRNEQYCLVDMSGGKRSVPPSVLDPQPSFLVSPFVNAPDLSDTICLRPTCLFSTRTPVQDIEAQLAALPGDFRALFYEYLHGKEPLPAGCLPSWQEDTPQEQNRFEALVQRAVNEIAAGKLQKVVLSRRKSLPVESMPPLSRWFASLAACYPHAMVTLLYLPAYGCWLGATPEVLAAQDAQGIFHTMALAGTQAYDPAVPLQEVAWRQKEIEEQALVSRYIINCFKTLRLREFEEYGPRTVRAANLIHLRTDFKVDTRSLAYPQLLDRMLPLLHPTSAVCGMPKDAAMDFLHRHENYDRQLYSGFLGPLGVEGESAFFVNLRCLQYTSGCLHFYAGCGITADSDPRKEWNETCYKMQTLWQGIQS; encoded by the coding sequence ATGAACTTTAGTTCTGTGCATACATTGGGTAGGGTGGCATGGCTCGAAGCTGCCTTTTATGCGGCTTATCGTATGCAGCTACCCGTAGTGCTGTGGCGTTTGCCGCACCGAAATGAACAATATTGCCTTGTTGACATGAGCGGAGGCAAACGCAGTGTGCCCCCTTCTGTACTCGACCCACAACCTTCGTTTTTGGTGAGTCCTTTCGTGAATGCTCCGGACCTATCCGATACAATTTGCCTGCGCCCTACTTGTTTGTTTTCTACACGCACGCCCGTTCAAGACATCGAGGCACAACTGGCAGCCTTGCCCGGCGATTTTCGGGCGTTGTTTTATGAGTATCTGCACGGCAAAGAGCCTCTGCCGGCTGGCTGCCTACCTTCCTGGCAAGAGGACACCCCCCAAGAACAAAACCGCTTTGAAGCGCTGGTGCAGCGTGCGGTAAACGAAATCGCCGCTGGTAAGCTGCAAAAGGTAGTGCTTTCACGACGCAAGTCTTTGCCTGTGGAGTCTATGCCCCCACTTAGTCGCTGGTTTGCTTCCTTGGCAGCCTGCTATCCTCATGCCATGGTTACGCTGCTTTACTTGCCGGCTTATGGTTGCTGGCTGGGAGCCACCCCCGAAGTGCTGGCTGCACAAGATGCACAAGGTATTTTTCATACGATGGCACTTGCCGGTACCCAAGCCTACGACCCCGCAGTGCCTTTGCAGGAAGTAGCTTGGCGACAAAAAGAGATTGAAGAGCAGGCGCTCGTCAGTCGATACATCATCAACTGTTTTAAGACCCTACGCCTGCGCGAGTTTGAAGAATACGGACCGCGCACCGTGCGTGCTGCCAATCTCATCCATTTGCGCACCGATTTTAAAGTAGATACCCGCAGCCTTGCCTACCCGCAGCTGCTGGACCGCATGCTGCCGCTTTTGCACCCTACCTCTGCGGTGTGTGGTATGCCCAAAGACGCCGCAATGGACTTTTTGCACAGACATGAAAACTATGACCGCCAGTTGTATAGCGGCTTCTTAGGTCCTCTCGGTGTGGAAGGGGAAAGCGCTTTTTTTGTGAACCTGCGCTGCCTGCAATATACTTCTGGTTGCCTGCATTTTTATGCAGGTTGTGGCATCACTGCCGACTCTGACCCCCGCAAAGAATGGAACGAAACCTGCTACAAGATGCAGACCTTATGGCAGGGAATTCAGTCATAG
- a CDS encoding PaaI family thioesterase, whose protein sequence is MSAKLNQQATLEALHERNKGTMSDFLGIEFTEIGENYLCGKMPVTERSIQPLGILHGGANVVFAETLGSVAANFAVDREKYYCVGLEVNANHLRPVPKGQWIYGRAEAIHLGNTTQVWEIRITNEEGKLTCISRLTMAVKKR, encoded by the coding sequence ATGAGCGCAAAACTGAACCAACAAGCTACCTTAGAGGCACTGCACGAACGCAACAAGGGCACCATGTCCGATTTTTTGGGTATTGAATTCACCGAAATAGGTGAAAATTATTTATGCGGCAAAATGCCCGTAACCGAGCGCAGCATACAACCGCTGGGTATTTTGCATGGAGGTGCCAATGTGGTATTTGCCGAAACGCTGGGAAGTGTGGCGGCTAACTTTGCTGTAGACCGTGAAAAATATTATTGTGTGGGTTTGGAAGTCAACGCCAACCACCTGCGCCCGGTGCCCAAAGGACAGTGGATTTACGGGCGTGCCGAAGCCATCCACTTAGGAAACACCACGCAGGTATGGGAAATACGCATTACCAACGAAGAAGGAAAACTTACTTGCATCAGCCGCCTGACTATGGCAGTAAAAAAACGTTGA
- a CDS encoding histidine phosphatase family protein produces the protein MTNLQTHPPLKEPAVVYLVRHGETDYNKRRIVQGSGVDAPLNPTGRQQAWRFYEHFRDHPFDKVYISELRRTYESMEPFIRAKLPYERHAALNEISWGVHEGQPFDPARHREYLQVVSAWQSGETHRRIEGGESPEEVAARQRPFIELLIKRLRSGEEKHVLVCMHGRAMRIMLTQLLRYPLAYMDVFEHHNMAAYKLIFTGNLFRLEGYFLAGEERRN, from the coding sequence ATGACAAACCTACAGACACATCCTCCGCTGAAAGAGCCCGCCGTGGTTTATTTGGTGCGCCATGGCGAAACCGACTACAACAAAAGGCGCATAGTGCAAGGCAGCGGTGTAGATGCTCCACTCAATCCAACAGGACGCCAACAGGCTTGGCGTTTTTATGAGCACTTCCGGGATCACCCCTTCGACAAGGTCTATATTTCAGAGCTGCGCCGCACCTACGAGTCAATGGAACCTTTCATCCGGGCAAAGTTACCCTACGAACGCCACGCGGCACTCAACGAAATCAGCTGGGGAGTACATGAAGGGCAGCCTTTCGACCCCGCCCGGCATCGAGAGTACCTGCAGGTGGTGTCGGCATGGCAAAGCGGGGAAACCCACCGCCGCATAGAAGGCGGCGAAAGTCCCGAAGAGGTAGCCGCACGCCAACGCCCTTTCATAGAGCTGCTGATAAAGCGACTGCGCAGTGGCGAAGAAAAGCACGTGCTTGTTTGCATGCATGGGCGTGCCATGCGCATCATGCTCACCCAACTGCTGCGTTATCCTCTGGCATACATGGATGTGTTTGAGCATCACAACATGGCTGCCTACAAGCTGATATTTACGGGCAACTTATTCCGCCTGGAAGGCTACTTCCTTGCCGGCGAGGAAAGGCGCAATTGA
- a CDS encoding polyphosphate kinase 2 family protein: protein MLILNPMPDYLHFALLMDVKLKDHTTKPPAGLNKEEVKRKSKALKKRMLELQKMLYAQQRCSLLVIFQGLDAAGKDGAIRKVFSGLNPLGVYVKAFKAPTEEEKAHDFLWRVHPHVPPKGMIHIFNRSHYEDVLVPVVEGIIDEQQTRRRYEFINCFEALLHEENDTHLLKFFLHVSPEEQLRRLKERKTNPEKFWKHNDQDWEVAGKRKQYYRAYEQIFKHCSRIPWHIVPADENWYKNYYVLSKVVETLEALPLKYPSLS, encoded by the coding sequence ATGCTTATATTAAATCCAATGCCTGATTACCTTCATTTTGCTTTGCTTATGGATGTTAAATTGAAAGACCATACTACCAAGCCGCCCGCAGGGCTAAATAAAGAAGAAGTCAAGCGCAAGAGCAAAGCACTCAAAAAGCGCATGCTCGAGCTACAAAAGATGCTTTATGCCCAACAACGCTGTAGCCTGTTGGTTATCTTTCAAGGCTTGGATGCCGCCGGTAAAGACGGCGCCATTCGCAAGGTGTTTTCGGGTTTAAATCCACTGGGCGTGTATGTAAAAGCCTTCAAAGCACCCACCGAAGAAGAAAAAGCCCATGATTTCTTGTGGCGGGTGCACCCTCATGTGCCGCCCAAGGGGATGATTCATATTTTCAACCGCTCGCATTACGAAGACGTTTTGGTGCCAGTGGTAGAAGGAATCATCGATGAGCAGCAAACCCGCAGGCGTTATGAGTTTATCAACTGCTTCGAAGCCCTGCTTCATGAAGAAAACGATACCCACCTATTGAAGTTCTTTCTGCATGTGTCGCCCGAGGAGCAGCTGCGCCGCCTCAAAGAGCGCAAAACCAATCCCGAAAAGTTTTGGAAACACAACGACCAAGACTGGGAGGTAGCCGGCAAAAGGAAGCAATATTACCGGGCATACGAGCAAATATTTAAGCATTGCAGTCGCATACCCTGGCACATTGTACCTGCTGACGAAAATTGGTACAAAAACTACTATGTGTTGTCGAAGGTGGTAGAGACGCTCGAAGCCCTGCCTTTGAAATATCCGTCTTTGTCATAG
- a CDS encoding IS1 family transposase, giving the protein MNSLPKKCKLAEQCKKCGSQSVVKNGLVRHKQRYKCKHCGYNFTIRDAIEKVKPEAKALAMLLYGSG; this is encoded by the coding sequence ATGAACTCTTTGCCAAAGAAATGCAAATTAGCAGAGCAATGCAAAAAATGCGGTAGTCAGAGCGTAGTAAAAAATGGGTTAGTCAGACATAAGCAAAGATACAAATGCAAACATTGTGGTTATAATTTTACCATTAGAGATGCAATAGAAAAAGTGAAGCCAGAAGCAAAAGCTCTTGCCATGTTACTTTATGGCAGTGGTTAA
- a CDS encoding acyl-CoA thioesterase: MEQQHSIQMRFLAEPQDVNFGGKVHGGAVMKWIDQAGYACAVNWSRRYCVTVYVGGIRFMKPIHIGDFVEINAQVIYTGHTSMHIAVDVWAQNLRKGYRHKTTHCIIVFVAVDEEGRSVEVPRWIPQTEEQKAYEQYAMKLMERRKSIEEIMAPFWNKEQEL, translated from the coding sequence ATGGAACAGCAGCACAGCATACAGATGCGTTTTTTGGCAGAGCCGCAAGATGTGAACTTTGGTGGTAAAGTGCACGGTGGTGCGGTCATGAAATGGATAGACCAAGCAGGCTATGCCTGTGCCGTCAATTGGTCGCGCCGCTACTGCGTAACCGTTTACGTGGGGGGGATTCGCTTCATGAAACCTATTCATATTGGCGATTTCGTGGAAATAAACGCACAGGTCATCTATACCGGGCACACCAGCATGCACATTGCTGTGGACGTGTGGGCTCAAAATCTGCGCAAAGGCTATCGTCATAAGACCACCCATTGCATCATTGTGTTTGTAGCGGTGGACGAAGAGGGAAGAAGTGTGGAAGTGCCCCGCTGGATACCTCAAACCGAAGAACAAAAAGCCTATGAGCAATATGCCATGAAGCTCATGGAGCGGCGCAAAAGTATCGAAGAAATCATGGCGCCCTTTTGGAACAAAGAACAAGAGTTATGA